One window from the genome of Spiractinospora alimapuensis encodes:
- a CDS encoding serine hydrolase domain-containing protein encodes MRGAIALVALLLAVPAAPPDVDDDLLSRVDSTLEESLSDTGVPGLAYAVVTPDGAQRVGAFGHDGNDAPVTADTPFLWGSIAKPVASTAVLTLVESGQVELDAPVRRYLPEFDLAGPSDISRITVRHLLEQTSGFPEDTPLTDRFDEIGDPYERAVRDLADIAPQSEPGVAHTYSSVNYLIIGAIVEAVTGESYTSYLRRAVLEPLEMDTVIIEDSDGQGLPPGHRVTFGRPVAFDAPYDPAGASYGGYMGGTVEDLAAFATVHLNGGEVGGQRLLEAEQVAEAHEGAITLSDSMSYGLGWREDSRNQDLGTVTYWHGGAVSGYHAIVVLLPEAGYGLVVLQNAYSDLLDDQVVSVGLNAARILAGGTGEVPASAPAYWWLLVALSTVVVTGAALTVDTVRRLLGVRSAEGEGPAPARRVWAPTLAWVLGAACVAWLAVVGFPAWAGFGMRTILLFTPDIGWLLVAIAATGICVAGLRIALAVVRTRARRSRGAV; translated from the coding sequence ATGCGCGGCGCCATAGCACTCGTGGCACTCCTCCTCGCCGTACCGGCGGCGCCACCCGACGTCGACGACGACCTCCTCTCCAGGGTCGACTCCACACTGGAGGAATCGCTGTCGGACACCGGCGTTCCCGGACTGGCCTACGCCGTCGTCACCCCGGACGGCGCGCAGCGCGTCGGCGCGTTCGGGCACGACGGCAACGACGCCCCGGTCACCGCCGACACCCCGTTCCTGTGGGGGTCGATCGCCAAACCCGTGGCCTCGACCGCGGTGTTGACGCTGGTCGAGTCCGGCCAGGTGGAACTGGACGCGCCCGTGCGTCGCTATCTGCCCGAGTTCGACCTCGCCGGTCCGAGCGACATCTCCCGTATCACCGTGCGTCACCTGCTGGAGCAGACCAGTGGATTCCCGGAAGACACCCCTCTCACCGACCGCTTCGACGAAATTGGCGACCCCTATGAGCGTGCGGTGCGTGACCTGGCGGACATCGCCCCCCAATCCGAACCAGGAGTCGCCCACACCTACTCGAGCGTGAACTACCTCATCATCGGGGCGATCGTCGAAGCGGTCACCGGCGAGTCCTACACGTCCTATCTGCGCCGCGCGGTGCTCGAACCGCTGGAGATGGACACCGTGATCATCGAGGACTCCGACGGACAAGGACTCCCTCCGGGCCACCGGGTCACCTTCGGCAGACCCGTCGCCTTCGACGCACCCTACGACCCGGCCGGCGCGAGCTACGGGGGCTATATGGGCGGGACCGTGGAGGATCTCGCGGCCTTCGCCACCGTCCACCTCAACGGAGGGGAGGTGGGCGGCCAACGTCTCCTCGAGGCCGAACAGGTGGCCGAGGCGCACGAGGGTGCCATCACGCTCAGCGACTCGATGTCCTATGGACTCGGATGGCGTGAGGACAGTCGAAATCAGGACCTCGGTACCGTCACCTACTGGCACGGCGGGGCCGTGAGCGGCTACCACGCCATCGTCGTGTTGCTGCCGGAGGCCGGATACGGGCTCGTCGTCCTGCAGAACGCCTACAGCGATTTGCTGGACGACCAAGTCGTGTCGGTCGGACTCAACGCGGCGCGGATTCTCGCCGGTGGGACGGGCGAGGTGCCCGCGTCGGCCCCGGCCTACTGGTGGCTGTTGGTGGCGTTGAGCACCGTCGTCGTCACCGGCGCGGCTCTCACCGTGGACACGGTCCGTCGTCTCTTGGGCGTTCGCTCGGCGGAAGGAGAAGGTCCCGCACCGGCGCGCCGCGTCTGGGCGCCAACGCTCGCATGGGTGCTGGGCGCAGCGTGTGTGGCCTGGCTCGCCGTGGTGGGTTTCCCTGCCTGGGCGGGCTTTGGAATGCGGACCATACTGCTGTTCACCCCGGACATCGGCTGGCTGCTCGTCGCGATCGCGGCGACGGGGATATGCGTGGCGGGCCTGCGGATCGCGCTGGCGGTCGTTCGGACCCGGGCGCGGCGGTCTCGAGGGGCCGTCTAG
- a CDS encoding pyridoxamine 5'-phosphate oxidase family protein: MNLEERGPGFAAFWTERHLATLTTLRADGTPHVVPVGVTLDVARGVARVITSGDSLKARLVATNAGAEGAPVAVCQVDGRRWSTLEGRAVVRDTPEQVASAEAAYTDRYKPPRDNPRRVVIEITVTRVKGNA, translated from the coding sequence ATGAACCTGGAGGAACGGGGACCGGGGTTCGCGGCGTTTTGGACGGAGCGCCACCTGGCGACCTTGACGACCCTGCGCGCCGACGGGACTCCGCACGTGGTGCCGGTGGGGGTGACCCTCGACGTGGCGCGCGGCGTGGCCCGGGTCATCACCAGCGGCGACTCGCTCAAGGCGCGGCTGGTCGCCACGAACGCCGGCGCGGAGGGCGCTCCGGTCGCGGTCTGTCAGGTGGACGGCCGGCGCTGGTCGACGCTCGAGGGGCGCGCGGTGGTCCGCGACACCCCCGAACAGGTCGCCAGCGCCGAGGCCGCCTACACCGACCGCTACAAGCCGCCGCGGGACAATCCCCGCCGGGTCGTCATCGAGATCACCGTGACCCGGGTCAAGGGCAACGCGTGA
- a CDS encoding epoxide hydrolase family protein, protein MSPHQDDTRIHPFTLAVEDGELHDLAQRLDRARWPDPAPTPDWSLGVPLDELKRLTHHWSTSYDWRAWERRINDLPQFTTQIDGATVHFLHVRSPEPDATPLVITHGWPSSIVEYLDVIGPLTDPRSHGGDPTQAFHLVVPTPPGYTLSGPTHEMGWGAERVARAWAELMRRLGYTRYGAQGGDWATWISRELGIIDHEHVIGVHTNGLISWPSGDPGELEGLSDAEQRRMERVDYYMRELYGFKLIQSTRPQTYAYPMTDSPIGLLAWIANVFQEWTDGPGLGEVSRDALLTNVMLYWLTRTAGSSARSFVESPDTPDHAAEEGVTIAEPTVPMGVAVFPADIVRPIRRFAERDNPTIIHWTEFPRGGTFPGLEHPADLVGDIRFFFARLTTPR, encoded by the coding sequence GTGTCCCCACACCAGGACGACACCCGAATCCACCCGTTCACGTTGGCCGTCGAGGACGGAGAACTCCACGACCTCGCCCAACGGCTCGACCGCGCCCGCTGGCCGGACCCTGCACCGACGCCCGACTGGAGCCTGGGCGTCCCGCTCGACGAGCTCAAGCGGCTCACCCACCACTGGAGCACCAGCTACGACTGGCGCGCCTGGGAACGCCGGATCAACGACCTACCGCAGTTCACGACCCAGATCGACGGCGCCACCGTGCACTTCCTGCACGTGCGTTCCCCCGAGCCCGACGCGACGCCGCTGGTCATCACGCACGGATGGCCCAGTTCGATCGTTGAGTACCTCGACGTCATCGGCCCGCTCACCGACCCCCGCTCCCACGGCGGCGACCCGACCCAGGCGTTCCACCTCGTGGTCCCCACCCCGCCGGGCTACACCCTGTCCGGCCCCACGCACGAGATGGGATGGGGCGCCGAACGGGTCGCACGGGCCTGGGCCGAACTCATGCGTCGCCTGGGGTACACGCGCTACGGCGCGCAGGGCGGGGACTGGGCGACGTGGATCTCCCGTGAACTGGGGATCATCGACCATGAGCACGTCATCGGCGTCCACACCAACGGCCTCATCTCCTGGCCCTCGGGGGACCCGGGCGAGCTGGAGGGGCTGAGCGACGCCGAACAGCGCCGGATGGAACGCGTGGACTACTACATGCGGGAGCTGTACGGGTTCAAACTGATCCAGTCCACTCGTCCCCAGACCTACGCCTATCCCATGACGGACTCACCAATAGGGCTGCTGGCCTGGATCGCCAACGTGTTCCAGGAGTGGACCGACGGCCCGGGACTGGGCGAGGTGTCCCGGGACGCGCTGTTGACCAACGTCATGCTCTACTGGCTCACCCGCACCGCGGGCTCCAGCGCGCGGTCGTTCGTGGAGTCGCCCGACACTCCCGACCACGCCGCGGAGGAGGGGGTGACGATCGCCGAACCCACGGTTCCGATGGGGGTCGCGGTGTTCCCCGCCGACATCGTGCGCCCCATCCGGAGGTTCGCCGAGCGGGACAACCCCACCATCATCCACTGGACGGAGTTCCCCCGTGGGGGGACCTTCCCGGGGCTTGAGCACCCCGCCGACCTGGTGGGTGACATCCGGTTCTTCTTCGCGCGCCTGACCACGCCGCGGTGA
- a CDS encoding TetR/AcrR family transcriptional regulator produces the protein MARHQSGAGDPVRSLRLLWQDPETPVRRARGPRPALRLVEIVETALREADASGIDAVSMRRLADSLGVGAMSLYTYVPGKSELVDLMVDAAHRTLYRESSPRDLPGWRDRLDLVAWENWHLYRRHPWLLDVDVSSRPTLGPGTTAKYDSELAAVDGIGLDDLQMDSVVALVVGHAQTSARAAEARTRTRLASAHDDEEWWRRWEPELRRVLDPTRFPLATRVGQHVGEATATAHDPERSFVFGLNRILDGVAQLIAAGGGDNAGAT, from the coding sequence ATGGCACGCCACCAGAGCGGGGCGGGGGATCCGGTTCGGAGTCTGCGACTCCTGTGGCAGGACCCAGAGACACCCGTGCGCCGGGCCCGCGGCCCCCGGCCCGCGCTGCGTCTCGTGGAGATCGTGGAGACCGCGCTGCGTGAGGCCGACGCCAGTGGGATCGACGCGGTCTCAATGCGTCGCCTCGCCGACTCGCTGGGCGTCGGCGCCATGTCGCTGTACACCTACGTCCCGGGCAAGTCCGAACTGGTGGACCTGATGGTCGACGCGGCACACCGCACCCTCTACCGCGAGTCCAGCCCGCGTGACCTCCCCGGGTGGCGGGACCGGCTGGACCTCGTCGCCTGGGAGAACTGGCACCTGTACCGACGCCACCCGTGGTTGTTGGACGTCGACGTGTCCAGCCGGCCAACGCTGGGGCCGGGAACCACCGCCAAGTACGACTCCGAACTCGCCGCGGTGGACGGAATCGGCCTCGACGACCTTCAGATGGACAGTGTCGTCGCCCTGGTCGTCGGCCACGCCCAAACCTCGGCCCGGGCCGCCGAGGCCAGGACGCGCACGCGGCTCGCCAGCGCGCACGACGACGAGGAGTGGTGGCGGCGGTGGGAACCCGAACTCCGGCGTGTCCTGGACCCTACGCGGTTCCCTCTCGCCACACGGGTCGGCCAGCACGTCGGCGAGGCCACCGCGACCGCCCACGATCCCGAGCGCTCGTTCGTGTTCGGCCTCAACCGCATCCTCGACGGCGTCGCCCAGCTCATCGCCGCCGGTGGGGGCGACAACGCCGGAGCCACCTGA